A window of Vigna unguiculata cultivar IT97K-499-35 chromosome 4, ASM411807v1, whole genome shotgun sequence contains these coding sequences:
- the LOC114181129 gene encoding replication factor C subunit 3: MLWVDKYRPKTLDHVTVHTDIAHNLKKLVKEQDCPHLLFYGPSGSGKKTLIMAVLRQMFGSGAEKVKVENRTWKVDAGSRSLDIELTTLSSTNHIEISPSDAGFQDRYVVQEVIKEMAKNRPIDTKGKKGFKVLVLNDVDKLSREAQHSLRRTMEKYSAYCRLILCCNSSSRVTEAIRSRCLNVRINAPSEEQILDVLELIGKKEGLQLPPGFAARIAEKSNRNLRRAILTFETCRVQQYPFTSKQTIPPMDWEEHISEIASDIMKEQSPKRLFQVRGKLYDLLINCIPPEMVLKRLLHELLRKLDAELKHEVCHWAAYYEHRMRLGQKAIFHIEAFVAKFMSIYKSFLIATFG; the protein is encoded by the exons ATGTTGTGGGTAGACAAATATCGTCCCAAAACCCTCGACCATGTTACGGTCCACACCGATATCGCTCACAATCTCAAGAAATTG GTTAAGGAACAAGATTGCCCCCATTTACTCTTCTATGGCCCTTCTGGCTCTGGCAAGAAAACCCTAATCATGGCCGTTCTCCGCCAAATGTTCGGATCTGGTGCTGAAAAG GTGAAGGTGGAAAATAGGACGTGGAAAGTGGAT GCTGGGAGTAGATCTCTTGATATAGAGTTGACAACATTGTCAAGTACCAACCACATTGAAATAAGTCCAAGTGATGCAGGATTTCAAGACAGATATGTTGTTCAAGAAGTAATCAAAGAAATGGCTAAGAATAGACCCATTGATACTAAGGGGAAGAAAGGATTTAAAG TACTCGTGCTCAATGATGTTGACAAACTCTCTAGAGAAGCTCAACATTCTCTCCGAAGAACAATGGAAAAATACAGTGCTTATTGCAGACTAATTCTATGTTGCAATAGTTCTTCTAGAGTCACAGAAGCAATCCGCTCTAGATGTCTCAATGTAAGGATAAATGCACCAAGTGAAGAACAG ATTCTTGATGTTTTAGAACTCATTGGTAAGAAAGAAGGATTGCAACTTCCTCCTGGTTTTGCTGCTCGCATTGCAGAGAAATCAAATCGGAATTTAAGGAGGGCAATATTGACATTTGAGACTTGTCGTGTCCAACA GTATCCTTTCACTAGCAAACAAACAATTCCTCCAATGGACTGGGAAGAACATATTTCTGAAATTGCATCTGACATAATGAAAGAACAGAGCCCCAAAAG GTTGTTTCAAGTTCGAGGGAAGCTTTATGACTTACTAATAAATTGTATTCCTCCGGAGATGGTTTTGAAG AGGCTTCTTCATGAGCTATTGAGGAAGCTGGATGCAGAACTAAAGCATGAAGTATGTCATTGGGCTGCATATTAT GAACATCGGATGCGTCTTGGACAGAAGGCAATCTTTCACATTGAAG CATTTGTGGCTAAGTTCATGAGCATTTATAAATCCTTCCTTATTGCTACTTTCGGCTGA
- the LOC114180740 gene encoding uncharacterized protein LOC114180740: protein MSVIQKHTHSLQELNPEKESWNILARVVRLWFVEDYTKGKTPFSMEIVLQDQEGVLIHASVRRTLIYKFQSEIKEDKVYTIQSFSVSCNGGCYRTTKHAYKINFQFGTKVNMVQNVIGMFTGVGTERELEKAGKKTKMNVILIEADGLQLECTLFGQYVDMLNAFLASGEDQHVVIALHYCKVKTFQDKVSIQNCVNCTKIIFNCDGEDATKLKKM from the exons ATGTCTGTTATCCAAAAACACACTCACTCTTTACAAGAACTAAACCCTGAGAAGGAGAGTTGGAATATCCTTGCAAGAGTTGTAAGGTTATGGTTTGTTGAAGATTACACAAAAGGAAAAACTCCATTTTCCATGGAAATTGTTCTTCAAGACCAAGAG GGTGTACTCATCCATGCATCTGTTAGACGCACATTGATATACAAATTCCAGTCTGAAATCAAAGAGGACAAGGTTTACACCATCCAATCTTTCAGTGTTTCATGTAATGGTGGTTGTTATAGAACCACAAAACATGCCTATAAGATCAACTTCCAATTTGGAACCAAGGTCAATATGGTGCAAA ATGTGATTGGGATGTTTACTGGTGTTGGAACAGAGAGGGAGCTAGAGAAAGCTGgtaagaaaaccaaaatgaatGTCATCCTTATTGAAGCTGATGG TTTGCAACTGGAGTGTACTTTATTTGGTCAATATGTTGATATGTTAAATGCATTTCTGGCCTCTGGAGAGGATCAACATGTTGTCATTGCTTTGCATTATTGCAAAGTGAAGACCTTCCAAG ATAAAGTTTCTATTCAAAACTGTGTGAACTGTACCAAGATCATTTTTAATTGTGATGGTGAAGATGCAAccaagttgaaaaaaatgtaa
- the LOC114181456 gene encoding DEAD-box ATP-dependent RNA helicase 39-like, giving the protein MRGRRRVLLSLSFSLLSHVKHKLLSKSTPPTSLFRSRITFSTSSSSIDPPIEESKTSSSKSQRDALILEQFKQRKLKGSPKDAKGTPQGGSTSVPLSSDAYTEKVVQKGVQNEEEPTMVVRSFKELGVSDELVEVMEEIGGFIPSEIQCVVIPVILEGKSVLLSSPSEPDRTLAFLLPLIQLLRRDRELLGSNSKHPQAIVLCATEEKATQCFNAATYIIHNTKLKSAKDCASPDNGQSQASIGLMIGTPCEILQYVEEGSVVPSEIRYLVLDEADCMLGSGLDPEIHKILRPIQDHESKSDVKRLQTILAISTMAEVLGEQSPIVKHLECHHAGNISAMSLEMDQTEVFHFTESLHALKKKVAEAMDSLLQQE; this is encoded by the exons ATGAGAGGAAGACGCAGAGTGCTTCTTAGCCTCTCTTTTTCTCTGCTTTCACACGTAAAGCACAAGCTTTTATCAAAATCAACACCACCCACTTCTTTATTTCGAAGTAGAATCACATTCTCAACTTCTTCCTCCTCCATAGACCCTCCTATTGAAGAATCAAAGACTTCATCGTCCAAGTCCCAAAGGGATGCACTGATTTTGGAACAGTTCAAGCAAAGAAAACTCAAAGGGTCCCCAAAAGACGCCAAGGGTACCCCTCAAGGGGGTTCAACTTCAGTTCCATTAAGTTCAGATGCTTATACTGAGAAAGTGGTCCAAAAGGGTGTGCAGAATGAGGAAGAACCCACCATGGTTGTTAGAAGTTTCAAGGAGTTGGGTGTGAGTGATGAGCTTGTTGAGGTAATGGAGGAGATTGGAGGGTTTATTCCCAGTGAGATACAGTGTGTGGTTATTCCTGTTATCTTGGAAGGGAAGAGTGTGTTGCTGAGTTCACCATCTGAACCTGACAGAACTTTGGCCTTCTTGTTGCCCCTTATTCAG TTGCTAAGACGGGATAGAGAGTTGCTTGGTTCAAATTCAAAACATCCACAAGCCATCGTGCTTTGTGCTACGGAGGAGAAAGCCACACAG TGCTTCAATGCTGCAACATATATCATCCATAACACAAAATTGAAGTCTGCAAAGGATTGTGCTTCACCAGATAATGGGCAGTCGCAAGCCTCTATTGGCCTAATGATTGGAACTCCCTGTGAGATTCTTCAATATGTTGAAGAGGGGAGCGTTGTTCCTTCTGAAATAAGATACTTG GTGTTGGATGAGGCAGATTGCATGCTTGGTAGTGGCCTTGATCCTGAAATCCATAAAATTCTCAGACCAATACAAGATCATGAATCAAAATCTGATGTCAAAAGATTACAAACTATTTTGGCCATTTCAACCATGGCTGAG GTTTTGGGTGAACAATCCCCCATTGTAAAGCATCTTGAGTGCCATCATGCAGGAAATATTTCTGCAATGTCTTTAGAAATGGATCAAACAGAAGTCTTTCATTTCACAGAGTCTCTTCATGCTCTTAAGAAAAAAGTGGCAGAGGCCATGGACTCCCTTTTGCAACAAGAATAA